The following proteins are encoded in a genomic region of Actinomadura sp. NAK00032:
- the nadD gene encoding nicotinate-nucleotide adenylyltransferase — MTQKRRLGVMGGTFDPIHHGHLVAASEVAHFFSLDEVVFVPTGLSSHKEGRDVTPAEDRYLMAVIATASNPRFSVSRIDIDRPGPTYTVDTLREMRDIQGPGTDLFFITGADALEKMLTWHDTDELFELAHFIGVTRPGHRLADPGLPNGRVSLMEVPALSISSTECRERVQAGEPIWYLVPDGIVQYINKRSLY; from the coding sequence ATGACGCAAAAGCGGCGGCTGGGTGTGATGGGCGGCACCTTCGACCCCATCCACCACGGGCACCTCGTGGCCGCGAGCGAGGTCGCGCACTTCTTCTCGCTCGACGAGGTCGTGTTCGTGCCCACCGGCCTCTCGTCCCACAAGGAGGGCCGCGACGTCACCCCCGCCGAGGACCGCTACCTCATGGCCGTCATCGCGACCGCGTCCAACCCGCGCTTCTCCGTCAGCCGCATCGACATCGACCGGCCCGGCCCCACCTACACGGTCGACACCCTCCGCGAGATGCGCGACATCCAGGGCCCCGGCACCGACCTGTTCTTCATCACCGGCGCCGACGCGCTGGAGAAGATGCTCACCTGGCACGACACCGACGAGTTGTTCGAACTCGCCCACTTCATCGGCGTCACCCGCCCCGGCCACCGCCTCGCCGACCCCGGCCTCCCCAACGGGCGCGTCTCCCTCATGGAGGTACCGGCCCTGTCCATCTCCTCCACCGAATGCCGCGAACGCGTCCAGGCAGGCGAACCGATCTGGTACCTGGTCCCAGACGGCATAGTCCAATACATAAACAAACGGAGCTTGTACTAG